The following proteins are co-located in the Streptomyces sp. NBC_01198 genome:
- the aroB gene encoding 3-dehydroquinate synthase: protein MSENHPLIDPPVRISVAGTAGTHAYDVLIGRQLLGELPGLIGPARRVAVLHPEALAGTGEAVREDLAEQGFEAIAIQLPNAEEAKTAEVAAYCWKALGQSGFTRTDVIVGVGGGATTDLAGFVAATWLRGVRWIAVPTTVLGMVDAAVGGKTGINTAEGKNLVGAFHPPAGVLCDLAALDSLGEHDYVSGLAEIIKAGFIADPAILDLIEADPQAARSPRYAHTAELVERAIRVKAEVVSGDLKESGPREVLNYGHTLAHAIEKNERYNWRHGAAVSVGMVFAAELGRLAGRLDDATADRHRAVLGAVGLPLTYRGDQWPRLLETMKVDKKSRGDLLRFIVLDGLGKPAVLEGPDPAVLLAAYGEVSG, encoded by the coding sequence ATGAGCGAGAACCACCCCCTGATCGACCCCCCCGTCCGGATCTCCGTCGCCGGGACCGCGGGCACGCACGCGTACGACGTGCTCATCGGCCGCCAGCTGCTCGGCGAGCTGCCCGGGCTGATCGGCCCGGCCAGGCGGGTGGCCGTGCTGCACCCCGAGGCGCTGGCCGGCACGGGTGAGGCGGTACGCGAGGACCTCGCCGAGCAGGGCTTCGAGGCCATCGCGATCCAGCTGCCCAACGCCGAGGAGGCCAAGACCGCCGAGGTCGCCGCCTACTGCTGGAAGGCACTCGGCCAGTCCGGCTTCACCCGCACCGACGTCATCGTCGGCGTCGGCGGCGGCGCCACCACCGACCTGGCCGGCTTCGTCGCCGCGACCTGGCTGCGCGGGGTGCGCTGGATCGCCGTCCCCACCACCGTGCTCGGCATGGTCGACGCGGCCGTCGGCGGCAAGACCGGCATCAACACCGCCGAGGGCAAGAACCTGGTCGGCGCCTTCCACCCGCCCGCCGGCGTGCTCTGCGACCTGGCCGCACTCGACTCGCTCGGCGAGCACGACTACGTCAGCGGGCTCGCCGAGATCATCAAGGCCGGCTTCATCGCCGACCCGGCGATCCTCGACCTGATCGAGGCCGACCCGCAGGCCGCCCGCAGCCCGCGGTACGCGCACACCGCCGAGCTGGTCGAGCGCGCGATCCGGGTCAAGGCCGAGGTCGTCTCCGGCGACCTCAAGGAGTCCGGGCCGCGGGAAGTCCTCAACTACGGCCACACGCTCGCGCACGCCATCGAGAAGAACGAGCGCTACAACTGGCGGCACGGCGCCGCCGTCTCCGTCGGCATGGTCTTCGCCGCGGAGCTCGGCCGGCTCGCCGGCCGGCTGGACGACGCCACCGCCGACCGGCACCGCGCCGTCCTCGGCGCGGTCGGCCTGCCGCTGACCTACCGCGGCGACCAGTGGCCCCGGCTGCTGGAGACCATGAAGGTCGACAAGAAGTCCCGCGGCGACCTGCTGCGCTTCATCGTCCTCGACGGCCTGGGCAAGCCCGCCGTCCTGGAGGGCCCCGACCCGGCGGTGCTGCTCGCCGCCTACGGGGAGGTGTCCGGGTGA
- the aroQ gene encoding type II 3-dehydroquinate dehydratase: protein MTRPVLVLNGPNLGRLGSREPDVYGSTSYAGLVEECRKAGADLGFDVEVRETNDEAELIGWLHEAADGRVPVVLNPGAFTHYSYGLRDAAAQRTAPLIEVHISNPYAREAFRHTSVIAAVASGTIAGFGLGSYRLALQSLADAAPA from the coding sequence GTGACCCGCCCCGTCCTGGTGCTCAACGGCCCCAACCTCGGCCGCCTCGGCTCCCGCGAGCCCGACGTCTACGGCTCCACGTCCTACGCGGGCCTGGTCGAGGAGTGCCGCAAGGCGGGCGCGGACCTCGGCTTCGACGTGGAGGTCCGCGAGACCAACGACGAGGCCGAGCTCATCGGCTGGCTCCACGAGGCCGCCGACGGCCGCGTTCCCGTGGTCCTCAACCCCGGTGCCTTCACCCACTACTCCTACGGCCTGCGCGACGCGGCGGCGCAGCGCACCGCGCCGCTGATCGAGGTGCACATCTCCAACCCCTACGCCCGCGAGGCCTTCCGGCACACCTCGGTGATCGCGGCGGTGGCCTCGGGCACGATCGCCGGCTTCGGGCTCGGCTCCTACCGGCTCGCCCTCCAGTCGCTGGCGGACGCCGCCCCGGCGTAG
- the mltG gene encoding endolytic transglycosylase MltG, with amino-acid sequence MTDYGRGSGSEPWHPDDPLFGDAYDRGQGYQQPQQQQPPPPQGGEWQDPYATGQHQQQYPQQGTGQYPQQHQQQYPQQQYPAQQPQQGTGQYPQQQYPQQGGYGYDPGAQQPYDNGAHGTYDTGSHSTGGYGNDTGSHSTGGYGNDTGSHSTGGYGNDTGSHSTGGYGNQDPYAGQQQPDYYGQGGGYQQQPQQPQQYRQQPVGPGMQQPQQPGGPGMQQPQQGGQPGQPGRPAPGQGRLQQPAPGARPQEPGVRPLRTAPAETGEWDPEGEADPREHAFFSGHDDDDDDDVPATGEAGGRRAGRNQPKGGKKRRSGCACLTVLLVLGGGLSGAVYYGYGVYQDHFGPAPDYSGEGTGSVQVDVPKGATLVIMGNLLKNAGVVKSVDAFTAAARNNPKGQSIQAGVYSLKKNMSAKSAVVMMLDPKSQSAMIIPEGWRATRIYAAIDSKLGLKTGTTAAQVKGVNLGLPAWAKGNLEGFLFPAKYSVGKSMKPVDIVKQMVNQAQAEYTRDGIEAAASKAGRTPLEIVEIASLIQAEAQEADDFGKVSRVIYNRLDQGMKLQFDSTINYAMGRSTLTTSNSDIHYKSPYNTYDNKGLPPGPIDSPGHQAVEAALNPTSGNWLYFVTVKPGDTRFTNNFATHQKNVQDFNDYQKEHGG; translated from the coding sequence ATGACTGACTATGGCCGGGGCTCCGGCTCCGAACCGTGGCACCCGGACGACCCGCTGTTCGGCGACGCCTACGACCGGGGTCAGGGCTACCAGCAGCCGCAGCAGCAGCAGCCTCCGCCGCCGCAGGGAGGCGAGTGGCAGGACCCGTACGCCACCGGTCAGCATCAGCAGCAGTACCCCCAGCAGGGCACCGGCCAGTACCCCCAGCAGCACCAGCAGCAGTATCCGCAGCAGCAGTACCCGGCGCAGCAACCGCAGCAGGGCACGGGGCAGTACCCGCAGCAGCAGTACCCGCAGCAGGGCGGCTACGGCTACGATCCCGGCGCCCAGCAGCCCTACGACAACGGCGCGCACGGCACGTACGACACCGGCTCGCACTCCACCGGCGGCTACGGCAACGACACCGGCTCGCACTCCACCGGCGGCTACGGCAACGACACCGGCTCGCACTCCACCGGCGGCTACGGCAACGACACCGGCTCGCACTCCACCGGCGGCTACGGCAACCAGGACCCCTACGCCGGCCAGCAGCAGCCCGACTACTACGGCCAGGGCGGCGGCTACCAGCAGCAGCCCCAGCAGCCGCAGCAGTACCGCCAGCAGCCGGTCGGCCCCGGGATGCAGCAGCCGCAGCAGCCCGGTGGCCCGGGCATGCAGCAGCCGCAGCAAGGCGGCCAGCCCGGCCAGCCCGGCAGGCCCGCGCCCGGTCAGGGGCGACTCCAGCAGCCCGCCCCCGGCGCCCGCCCGCAGGAGCCCGGCGTCAGGCCGCTGCGGACCGCCCCGGCCGAGACCGGCGAGTGGGACCCGGAGGGCGAGGCCGACCCGCGCGAGCACGCCTTCTTCTCCGGCCACGACGACGACGATGACGACGACGTCCCGGCCACCGGCGAGGCCGGCGGGCGGCGGGCCGGCCGCAACCAGCCCAAGGGCGGCAAGAAGCGGCGCAGTGGCTGCGCCTGCCTGACCGTGCTGCTGGTGCTCGGCGGCGGTCTCAGCGGCGCCGTCTACTACGGCTACGGCGTCTATCAGGACCACTTCGGACCGGCCCCCGACTACTCGGGCGAAGGCACCGGCTCGGTCCAGGTCGACGTCCCCAAGGGCGCGACCCTGGTGATCATGGGCAACCTGCTGAAGAACGCCGGCGTGGTCAAGAGCGTCGACGCCTTCACCGCCGCGGCCCGCAACAACCCCAAAGGCCAGAGCATCCAGGCCGGCGTCTACTCGCTGAAGAAGAACATGTCCGCCAAGTCGGCCGTCGTGATGATGCTCGACCCGAAGTCGCAGAGCGCCATGATCATCCCCGAGGGGTGGCGGGCGACCCGGATATACGCCGCGATCGACTCCAAGCTCGGCCTGAAGACGGGCACCACCGCCGCCCAGGTCAAGGGGGTCAACCTCGGCCTGCCCGCGTGGGCGAAGGGAAACCTGGAGGGCTTCCTCTTTCCCGCCAAGTACAGCGTGGGCAAGAGCATGAAGCCGGTCGACATCGTCAAGCAGATGGTCAACCAGGCCCAGGCCGAGTACACCAGGGACGGCATCGAGGCCGCCGCGTCGAAGGCGGGCAGGACGCCCCTGGAGATCGTCGAGATCGCCAGCCTCATCCAGGCCGAGGCACAGGAGGCCGACGACTTCGGCAAGGTCTCCCGGGTCATCTACAACCGGCTCGACCAGGGCATGAAGCTCCAGTTCGACTCGACCATCAACTACGCGATGGGCCGCTCGACCCTCACCACCAGCAACAGCGACATCCACTACAAGTCGCCGTACAACACCTACGACAACAAGGGGCTGCCGCCCGGCCCGATCGACAGCCCCGGGCACCAGGCCGTCGAGGCGGCGCTCAACCCGACGAGCGGCAACTGGCTGTACTTCGTGACGGTCAAGCCCGGTGACACCCGCTTCACGAACAACTTCGCGACGCACCAGAAGAACGTGCAGGACTTCAACGACTACCAGAAGGAGCACGGCGGGTGA
- the aroC gene encoding chorismate synthase produces the protein MSRLRWLTAGESHGPALVATLEGLPSGIPVTTDLVADALARRRLGYGRGARMKFERDEVTFLGGVRHGLTMGSPVAVMVGNTEWPKWEQVMAADPVDPEILAGLARNAPLTRPRPGHADLAGMQKYDLDEARPVLERASARETAARVALGAVARSYLKETAGIEIVSHVVELAGAKAPYGVLPVPADQARLDADPVRCLDADASEAMVAEIDQAHKDGDTLGGVVEVLAYGVPVGLGSHVHWDRRLDSRLAGALMGIQAIKGVEVGDGFGLARVPGSQAHDEILPGPDGVRRATGRSGGTEGGMSTGELLRVRAAMKPIATVPRALATIDVVTGEAAQAHHQRSDVCAVPAAGIVAEAMVALVLADAVAEKFGGDSVAQTRRSIESYLDHLVVR, from the coding sequence TTGAGCAGGTTGCGCTGGCTGACCGCGGGGGAGTCGCACGGACCCGCACTCGTGGCGACGCTGGAGGGGCTGCCCTCCGGGATTCCCGTCACCACCGACCTGGTGGCCGACGCGCTCGCCCGCCGCCGGCTCGGCTACGGACGCGGCGCCCGGATGAAGTTCGAGCGCGACGAGGTCACCTTCCTCGGCGGCGTACGCCACGGCCTGACCATGGGCAGCCCGGTGGCGGTGATGGTCGGCAACACCGAGTGGCCCAAGTGGGAACAGGTGATGGCCGCCGACCCGGTCGACCCCGAGATCCTCGCCGGCCTCGCCCGCAACGCGCCGCTGACCCGACCGCGCCCCGGGCACGCCGACCTGGCCGGCATGCAGAAGTACGACCTGGACGAGGCCCGCCCGGTGCTGGAGCGGGCCAGCGCCCGCGAGACCGCCGCCCGGGTCGCGCTCGGCGCCGTCGCCCGCTCCTACCTCAAGGAGACCGCGGGCATCGAGATCGTCTCCCACGTGGTGGAACTGGCCGGCGCCAAGGCGCCCTACGGCGTGCTGCCGGTGCCCGCCGACCAGGCCAGGCTCGACGCCGACCCGGTGCGCTGCCTCGACGCCGACGCCAGCGAGGCGATGGTCGCCGAGATCGACCAGGCCCACAAGGACGGCGACACCCTCGGCGGGGTCGTCGAAGTCCTCGCCTACGGCGTGCCGGTCGGCCTCGGCTCGCACGTCCACTGGGACCGCAGGCTCGACTCCCGGCTGGCCGGGGCGCTGATGGGCATCCAGGCGATCAAGGGCGTCGAGGTCGGCGACGGCTTCGGCCTCGCCCGAGTCCCCGGCTCCCAGGCGCACGACGAGATCCTGCCGGGACCCGACGGTGTCCGCCGCGCCACCGGGCGCTCCGGCGGCACCGAGGGCGGCATGAGCACCGGCGAACTGCTCAGGGTCCGCGCCGCGATGAAGCCCATCGCGACCGTCCCGCGCGCGCTGGCCACCATCGACGTCGTCACCGGCGAGGCCGCGCAGGCCCACCACCAGCGCTCCGACGTCTGCGCGGTGCCCGCCGCCGGCATCGTCGCCGAGGCGATGGTCGCCCTGGTGCTCGCCGACGCGGTGGCCGAGAAGTTCGGCGGCGACTCCGTCGCGCAGACCCGGCGCAGCATCGAGAGCTACCTCGACCACCTGGTCGTCCGGTGA
- a CDS encoding shikimate dehydrogenase, whose protein sequence is MTVVRRAAVLGSPIAHSLSPVLHRAAYAAMGLDGWHYDRFEVDEAALPGFLAGLDPAGWAGLSLTMPLKRAVIPLLDTVSDTAAAVEAVNTVVFAADGRRAGDNTDIPGMLAALRERGITTVPSAAVLGAGATASSALAALARICTGEVTAYVRGPARAAEMRQWGTRLGVTVRAADWADAAKALAEPLVVATTPAGATDHLAAAVPDHPGALFDVLYHPWPTPLAAAWSGRGAPVVSGLDLLVHQAVLQVEQHTGRDGVPLAAMRSAGEAALGAH, encoded by the coding sequence GTGACGGTGGTCCGCCGCGCCGCCGTCCTCGGCTCGCCCATCGCGCACTCGCTCTCCCCGGTGCTGCACCGGGCCGCGTACGCCGCGATGGGCCTGGACGGCTGGCACTACGACCGCTTCGAGGTCGACGAGGCCGCGCTGCCCGGCTTCCTGGCCGGGCTCGACCCGGCCGGGTGGGCCGGCCTGTCGCTGACGATGCCGCTCAAGCGGGCGGTGATCCCGCTGCTCGACACCGTCAGCGACACCGCGGCCGCCGTGGAGGCCGTGAACACCGTGGTGTTCGCCGCGGACGGCCGCCGGGCCGGCGACAACACCGACATCCCCGGCATGCTCGCGGCCCTGCGGGAGCGCGGCATCACCACGGTGCCCTCCGCCGCGGTGCTTGGCGCCGGCGCCACCGCCTCCTCCGCGCTGGCCGCGCTGGCCAGGATCTGCACCGGCGAGGTGACGGCGTACGTCCGCGGTCCGGCGCGCGCCGCCGAGATGCGGCAGTGGGGGACGCGCCTCGGCGTCACCGTACGCGCCGCCGACTGGGCCGACGCCGCCAAGGCGCTGGCCGAGCCGCTGGTCGTCGCCACCACCCCGGCCGGCGCCACCGACCACCTGGCCGCCGCCGTACCCGACCACCCCGGCGCCCTCTTCGACGTGCTCTACCACCCCTGGCCGACCCCGCTGGCCGCCGCCTGGTCCGGCCGGGGCGCCCCGGTGGTCAGCGGCCTCGACCTGCTGGTCCACCAGGCCGTCCTGCAGGTCGAACAGCACACCGGACGCGACGGCGTACCGCTGGCCGCGATGCGCTCTGCGGGCGAGGCGGCCCTCGGCGCGCACTGA
- the ruvX gene encoding Holliday junction resolvase RuvX, with protein MPDTPEGDGAGSVRPAIRRGRRLGVDVGDARIGVASCDPDGILATPVETVPGRDVPAALRRLAEIVTEYEPIEVVVGLPRSLNGSEGPAAAKVRTFAQGVAKIITPVPVRLVDERMTTVTAAQGLRASGVNAKKGRSVVDQAAAVIILQSALETERVSGRAPGESVQSSI; from the coding sequence GTGCCCGACACGCCGGAAGGCGACGGCGCCGGGTCCGTCCGCCCCGCCATACGGCGGGGCCGGCGGCTCGGCGTCGACGTCGGGGACGCCAGGATCGGGGTCGCCTCCTGCGACCCCGACGGCATCCTGGCGACCCCGGTCGAGACGGTGCCGGGCCGCGACGTCCCCGCGGCCCTGCGCAGGCTCGCCGAGATCGTCACCGAGTACGAGCCGATCGAGGTCGTCGTGGGACTGCCGCGGTCGCTCAACGGCTCGGAGGGACCGGCCGCGGCCAAGGTGCGGACCTTCGCGCAGGGTGTGGCGAAAATCATCACGCCGGTGCCGGTGCGCCTGGTGGACGAGCGGATGACCACCGTGACGGCCGCACAGGGGCTGCGCGCTTCCGGCGTGAACGCGAAGAAGGGACGCTCCGTGGTCGACCAGGCAGCGGCCGTCATCATCCTGCAGAGCGCGCTGGAGACCGAACGGGTGTCGGGTAGAGCTCCCGGAGAGAGCGTCCAATCCTCTATCTGA
- a CDS encoding M24 family metallopeptidase yields the protein MAEVHATRRDRLRERCAAAGLGAALVTRPANVRYLAGYAPPGSALLVGPGPEDTLVHLRPPPEDQAAADPADLRSTVLPSPDGDAAVAAATLARERNADSLAVEEHHLTVARHRAIGSVADALPLSDLGGAVEQLRLVKDEHEIAALRIAAEIADQALGELLESILVGRTERHLALELERRLVDHGADSAAFPTSVGTGPHSGTPRHVPTDRRVEEGDFLTVRLGACYRGYRCEVGRTFVIGTAPAGWQIDLYDLVFNAQRAGREALAPGVACRDVDRATRQPLLAAGHGGGVATWTGHGVGLEIDEDPQLSPAAMGKLDACVPVTVEPGVHLPGRGGVRIDDTLVVRPLADGGPELLTITTKELLAL from the coding sequence ATGGCCGAGGTGCATGCGACCCGCAGGGACCGGCTGCGCGAGCGGTGCGCGGCGGCAGGGCTGGGTGCCGCGCTGGTGACGCGACCGGCGAACGTACGGTATCTGGCCGGCTACGCGCCGCCCGGCTCCGCGCTGCTCGTCGGCCCCGGTCCTGAGGACACCTTGGTGCATCTGCGGCCGCCGCCGGAGGACCAGGCCGCCGCCGACCCCGCCGACCTGCGCTCGACGGTGCTGCCGTCACCGGACGGCGACGCGGCCGTCGCCGCGGCGACCCTGGCCCGGGAGCGCAACGCCGACTCCCTCGCCGTCGAGGAGCACCACCTCACCGTGGCGCGCCACCGCGCCATCGGCTCGGTGGCCGACGCCCTGCCGCTCTCCGACCTCGGCGGAGCCGTCGAGCAGCTGCGCCTGGTCAAGGACGAGCACGAGATCGCCGCCCTGCGGATAGCAGCCGAGATCGCCGACCAGGCACTCGGCGAGCTGCTGGAGTCGATCCTGGTCGGCCGCACCGAGCGGCACCTCGCGCTGGAGTTGGAGCGCCGCCTGGTCGACCACGGCGCCGACAGCGCCGCCTTCCCCACCTCCGTGGGCACCGGCCCGCACTCCGGCACCCCCCGCCACGTGCCGACCGACCGGCGGGTCGAGGAGGGCGACTTCCTGACCGTCCGCCTCGGCGCGTGCTACCGCGGCTACCGGTGTGAGGTGGGCCGTACTTTCGTCATCGGCACGGCTCCGGCGGGCTGGCAGATCGATCTGTACGACCTGGTCTTCAACGCCCAGCGGGCCGGCCGCGAGGCCCTGGCACCGGGTGTGGCCTGCCGTGACGTCGACCGGGCGACCCGCCAGCCACTGCTCGCCGCGGGCCACGGCGGCGGGGTGGCGACGTGGACCGGCCACGGTGTGGGCCTGGAAATCGACGAGGACCCTCAGTTGTCCCCTGCGGCCATGGGTAAACTGGACGCTTGCGTGCCGGTCACCGTCGAGCCGGGGGTCCACCTTCCGGGCCGCGGCGGTGTCCGCATCGACGACACGCTCGTCGTACGCCCCCTGGCGGACGGCGGGCCCGAGCTCCTCACCATCACGACCAAGGAACTCCTCGCCCTGTGA
- a CDS encoding shikimate kinase — MNAPAGPPAVVLVGPPGAGKTTVGRILADRLGVGYRDTDADIEATAGCPIPEIFIDQGEAHFRDLERTAVREALAGHDGVLSLGGGAIMDGGTRALLAGLPVVFLDVGLHAAVHRVGLDAPRPLLAVNPRQSWRELMERRRPLYTEVARAVVGTDDGTPEDVAEAVLDALQLKDA, encoded by the coding sequence GTGAACGCCCCGGCCGGCCCCCCCGCGGTCGTCCTCGTCGGCCCGCCCGGAGCGGGCAAGACCACCGTCGGCCGGATCCTCGCCGACCGGCTCGGCGTCGGCTACCGCGACACCGACGCCGACATCGAGGCCACCGCGGGCTGCCCGATCCCGGAGATCTTCATCGACCAGGGCGAAGCGCACTTCCGCGACCTGGAACGTACCGCCGTGCGCGAGGCGCTGGCCGGCCACGACGGGGTGCTGTCGCTGGGCGGCGGCGCGATCATGGACGGCGGCACCCGGGCGCTGCTCGCCGGACTGCCGGTGGTCTTCCTCGACGTCGGCCTGCACGCCGCCGTCCACCGGGTCGGCCTCGACGCCCCCCGCCCGCTGCTCGCGGTCAACCCGCGGCAGAGCTGGCGCGAGCTGATGGAACGGCGCCGCCCGCTCTACACCGAGGTCGCCAGGGCCGTGGTCGGCACCGACGACGGCACCCCCGAGGACGTGGCCGAAGCCGTCCTCGACGCACTCCAGTTGAAGGACGCATGA
- the alaS gene encoding alanine--tRNA ligase encodes MESAEIRRRWLRFFEERGHTVVPSASLIADDPTLLLVPAGMVPFKPYFLGEVKPPFARATSVQKCVRTPDIEEVGKTTRHGTFFQMCGNFSFGDYFKEGAIRYAWELLTTPQDQGGYGLEPEKLWITVYEQDDEAEQIWRDVIGVPAERIQRLGMGPNFWSMGVPGPCGPCSEINYDRGPEFGAEGGPAVNDERYVEIWNLVFMQYERGAGEGKEDFPILGDLPAKNIDTGLGLERLAMILQGVQNMYETDTLRVVIDKATELTGVRYGHSHDTDVALRVVADHMRTSMMLIGDGVTPGNEGRGYVLRRIMRRAIRNMRLLGAHDPVAADLIDVVLTSMGEQYPELLTDRKRIETVALAEEAAFLKTLRAGTNILDTAVTETKQAGGSVLSGDQAFLLHDTWGFPIDLTLEMASEQGLSVDEDGFRRLMKEQRDRAKADARAKKTGHADLSAYREVADRSGGTLFTGYTDDQNEATVVGLLVDGLSSPAATEGDEVEVVLDRTPFYAEGGGQLADTGRIRVEGGAVVEVRDVQQPVPGVSVHKGVVQVGEITVGATALAQIDLVRRRAIARAHSATHLTHQALRDALGPTAAQAGSENSPGRFRFDFGSPTAVPGTVLTDVEQKINEVLARELDVTAEVLPIAEAKRQGAIAEFGEKYGEHVRVVTIGDFSKELCGGTHVHNTAQLGLVKLLGESSIGSGVRRVEALVGVDAYNFLAREHTVVARLTELVKGRPDELPEKISGMLAKLKDAEKEIERFRAEKVLQAAAGLAETAQDIKGVALVTGSVPDGTGADDLRRLVLDVRQRVTGGRPAVVALFTVAGGRPLTVVATNEAARERGIKAGELVRTAAKALGGGGGGKDDVAQGGGQNPAAVQEAVEAVQRLVTGKA; translated from the coding sequence ATGGAGTCGGCAGAAATCCGCCGCCGCTGGCTGCGCTTCTTCGAGGAGCGCGGGCACACCGTTGTGCCGTCGGCGTCCCTCATCGCCGACGACCCCACGCTGCTGCTGGTCCCGGCGGGCATGGTGCCCTTCAAGCCGTACTTCCTCGGCGAGGTCAAGCCGCCCTTCGCCCGCGCCACCAGCGTCCAGAAGTGCGTCCGCACCCCGGACATCGAAGAGGTCGGCAAGACCACCAGGCACGGCACGTTCTTCCAGATGTGCGGCAACTTCTCCTTCGGCGACTACTTCAAGGAAGGCGCCATCCGCTACGCCTGGGAGCTGCTCACCACGCCCCAGGACCAGGGCGGTTACGGCCTGGAGCCGGAGAAGCTCTGGATCACCGTCTACGAGCAGGACGACGAGGCCGAGCAGATCTGGCGCGACGTCATCGGCGTGCCCGCCGAGCGCATCCAGCGGCTCGGCATGGGCCCCAACTTCTGGTCCATGGGCGTCCCCGGCCCCTGCGGCCCCTGCTCCGAGATCAACTACGACCGCGGCCCCGAGTTCGGCGCCGAGGGCGGCCCGGCCGTCAACGACGAGCGCTACGTGGAGATCTGGAACCTGGTCTTCATGCAGTACGAGCGCGGCGCGGGCGAGGGCAAGGAGGACTTCCCGATCCTCGGCGACCTGCCCGCCAAGAACATCGACACCGGCCTCGGCCTCGAACGCCTCGCGATGATCCTGCAGGGCGTGCAGAACATGTACGAGACCGACACCCTGCGGGTGGTGATCGACAAGGCCACCGAGCTGACCGGCGTCCGCTACGGGCACTCCCACGACACCGACGTGGCCCTGCGGGTCGTCGCCGACCACATGCGCACCTCCATGATGCTGATCGGCGACGGCGTCACCCCCGGCAACGAGGGCCGCGGCTACGTGCTGCGCCGGATCATGCGCCGCGCCATCCGCAACATGCGGCTGCTCGGCGCCCACGACCCGGTCGCCGCCGACCTGATCGACGTGGTGCTCACGTCGATGGGCGAGCAGTACCCGGAGCTGCTCACCGACCGCAAGCGGATCGAGACCGTCGCCCTCGCCGAGGAGGCCGCCTTCCTGAAGACGCTCAGGGCCGGCACCAACATCCTCGACACCGCCGTCACCGAGACCAAGCAGGCCGGCGGCAGCGTGCTGTCCGGCGACCAGGCCTTCCTGCTGCACGACACCTGGGGCTTCCCGATCGACCTCACCCTGGAGATGGCCTCCGAGCAGGGCCTGTCGGTGGACGAGGACGGCTTCCGCCGGCTGATGAAGGAGCAGCGCGACCGCGCCAAGGCCGACGCCCGCGCCAAGAAGACCGGCCACGCCGACCTGTCCGCCTACCGCGAGGTCGCCGACCGCTCCGGCGGCACGCTCTTCACCGGCTACACCGACGACCAGAACGAGGCCACCGTCGTCGGCCTGCTGGTCGACGGCCTGTCATCGCCGGCCGCCACCGAGGGCGACGAGGTCGAGGTCGTGCTCGACCGCACCCCGTTCTACGCCGAGGGCGGCGGCCAGCTCGCCGACACCGGCCGGATCCGGGTCGAGGGCGGCGCCGTCGTCGAGGTCCGCGACGTCCAGCAGCCGGTGCCCGGGGTCAGCGTCCACAAGGGCGTCGTCCAGGTCGGCGAGATCACCGTGGGCGCCACCGCGCTCGCCCAGATCGACCTCGTACGCCGCCGCGCCATCGCCCGCGCCCACAGCGCCACCCACCTCACCCACCAGGCGCTGCGCGACGCCCTCGGCCCGACCGCCGCCCAGGCCGGCTCGGAGAACTCCCCGGGCCGCTTCCGCTTCGACTTCGGCTCGCCGACCGCCGTGCCCGGCACGGTGCTGACCGACGTCGAGCAGAAGATCAACGAGGTGCTGGCCCGCGAACTGGACGTCACCGCCGAGGTGCTGCCGATCGCCGAGGCCAAACGGCAGGGCGCCATCGCCGAGTTCGGCGAGAAGTACGGCGAGCACGTCCGGGTGGTCACCATCGGCGACTTCTCCAAGGAGCTGTGCGGCGGCACCCACGTGCACAACACCGCGCAGCTCGGCCTGGTCAAGCTGCTCGGCGAGTCCTCGATCGGCTCAGGAGTGCGCCGGGTCGAGGCCCTGGTCGGCGTGGACGCCTACAACTTCCTGGCCCGCGAGCACACCGTCGTCGCCCGGCTGACCGAACTGGTCAAGGGCCGGCCCGACGAGCTGCCGGAGAAGATCTCCGGCATGCTCGCCAAGCTCAAGGACGCCGAGAAGGAGATCGAGCGCTTCCGCGCCGAGAAGGTGCTGCAGGCCGCCGCCGGGCTGGCCGAGACCGCCCAGGACATCAAGGGCGTCGCCCTGGTCACCGGTTCGGTGCCCGACGGCACCGGCGCCGACGACCTGCGCCGGCTGGTGCTCGACGTCCGGCAGCGGGTCACCGGCGGGCGGCCGGCCGTCGTGGCGCTGTTCACGGTGGCGGGCGGCCGTCCGCTGACCGTGGTCGCCACCAACGAGGCCGCCCGCGAGCGCGGCATCAAGGCCGGCGAGCTGGTCCGCACCGCAGCCAAGGCGCTCGGCGGCGGCGGTGGCGGCAAGGACGACGTCGCCCAGGGCGGCGGGCAGAATCCGGCCGCGGTCCAGGAAGCCGTCGAGGCCGTGCAGCGGCTCGTCACCGGGAAGGCCTGA